DNA sequence from the Sphingomonas taxi genome:
CTGACCCGGATGCTACCGGTGCTGGCCGGTCATGTCGTCGACAGTGCGGAGCGCAGCGATGCCTTCCTGTGGGATTTCCGTCGCACGCTCGCGGACCTTGTCGCCGAGAACCATTATGGAACGATCACTCGCTTCGCCAAGGAGCACAAGCTCGGCTATTATGGCGAGGCGACAGGCGCCGCCTGGCCGACGGTTGCAGACGGCATGCTGGCTAAGAGCCTCACCGACATCCCGATGGGTGAGTTCTGGGCCATGCCGTTCGGCGGCAAGCCTGCCGCGTACCAGGGGGTGGTAGCCGATGAATTTCCGGCCGACATCATCGAGACCCGGTCGACGGCACACGTCTACGGCAAGCCGCTGGTCGCCGCGGAATCGCTGACCTCGTCGCTGCCGCAATGGACGTCGACTCCGTGGTCGTTAAAGTGGGTGGTCGACAAATACATGGCGATGGGTGTGAACCGGCTGGTCCTGCACACGTCGCCACATCAGCCCGACGACACGCACAAGCCTGGCTTGACCCTGGGGCCGTTCGGCCAGGTATTCACGCGTCATGAAACCTGGGGTGAATTGGCCAAGCCTTGGATCGATTACCTCTCGCGCAGCTCGTACATGCTGCAACAGGGGACGCCGGTGGCAGACGTGCTCTACTTCTACGGCGAAGGGGCGCCATCGGGGGTGCCGTATCGCGACGCGGGCGGCGCGCTCGATCTACCGGGGCACGGGTTCGACTATGTCAACGCCGATGCATTGCTACGGCTGGCAACGGTGGATCAGGGTCAGGTCGCGTTTCCTGGCGGTGCACGCTACCGCCTGCTCGTGCTTCCCGAAGCACTCGATCGGATGACGCTGCCGATGATCACGAAGCTGCGTGATATGGTCGCGGCGGGTGCGGTGCTGGTCGGCCCCAAGCCGACGGGCTCGCCGAGCCTCGGCTCCAGCGACGATGCCATTCGCACGATCGCCGACGATCTCTGGGGCCAGACCGATGGCGGCTCACTGACCGTCAATACATACGGCAAGGGGCGTGTCTATTGGCGACGCGATGTGCCGGCTGTGCTTGCCGCGGAACGGGTCGCACGCGACTTCGACTATGCGGCGGCCGATCCGACGATGGACCTGCGCTTTGCGCATCGTCGTCTTGGCGATGGCGAACTCTATTTCGTGACGAACCAGAGTGACAGGGCTGCCACCGTGCCGACGTGGTTCCGCACGTCCGGCCATGCGCCCGAGCTATGGCACGCAGATACGGGCAAGTCGGAACGCGTCAGCTATGCCGTCGAGGGCGAACGGACGCGAATCCCGCTGACGATCGGGGCGTATCAGTCGGTATTCGTCCTGTTCCGCACGCCGGCCGACGCCGCGGGCCTGACCTTGCCTCCCCCGCAAATGCGCACCGTCGGTACGTTGGCGAAGGACTGGAGCGTGCAATTCCCGACAGGCGCCCCGATCACCACCAGCGTTGGATCGTGGACCGCCAACGCCAATCCGGAGATCCGCTACTTTTCGGGTGTCGCTACCTATAGCCAATCCTTCACCGCTTCAGGCGGATGGTTTGCCAAGGGCGAGCGCCTGTATCTCGACCTGGGCCATATCGGCGATGTCGCGGAGGTCCGGATCAACGGCATCCTTTCGGGAACAGCGTGGGCGCCGCCCTATCGCCTCGATGTGACCGACCAGCTGCGACGGGGTCAAAACAGGCTGGACATCAAGGTCGCAAACACATGGCAGAACCGTTTCGTCGGTGATCTGCAGCCAGGCGCGACGCAGCATGCCTGGACCAATGCCGCATCGGGCGGCGGTTTCGCCATGCTCGGCAAGGGGTTGTCCGCTTCGACTGCACTGACCCCGTCCGGACTGCTCGATCCAGTCCGGATCATCGCGGTCCGGGACGAAGCAGCGCGATGACCGTCTCCAACTGGACCCGGCGCAATGTGATCGCGGGCGGCACCGCACTGGCCGTGACCGCCTCGATCACGGCGTCGATCAACGCTGCGATCGCCGGTGCGCCACGCCGATCGTTCCCCAAGGGCTTCATCTGGGGGACGGCGACTGCCGCGCATCAGGTCGAGGGGAACAACACGAACAGCGACTGGTGGCTGCTGGAGACCGTCCCCGGCACGATCATCAAGGAGCCATCCGGGGCCGCGTGCGATCATTATCATCGCTACCCTCAGGATATCGCAACGATCGCGAAATTGGGTTTGGGCAGCTATCGCTTCTCGATCGAATGGGCGCGCATCGAGCCGACCGCCGGGCACTACGACATCCGTCAGCTCGATCACTATCGCGACATGCTACGGGTTTGCCGCAGCCACGGCCTGCACACGGTGGTCACGTTGCATCACTTCACCTCGCCCGCGTGGCTGGCCGCGCGCGGTGGGTTCGAGGACCCGGCGACCGTGGCTGCGTTCACCGCCTATGCCGAGGCGGTGGTACGACACTGCGGGGACCTGATCGACACGCTCTGTACGTTTAACGAAGCCAATCTCAGCTTCTCGGACTTCATCCC
Encoded proteins:
- a CDS encoding glycosyl hydrolase — protein: MRLRSSLPVFLLLAGTILTGTASAQDVASPTPVALPASPTPAGDTLRQGFLAPPESARPRVWWHWLSGNVSRDGITKDLEWMKRIGVAGAMMFDGDMGAPKIVPERVTVLSPQWFGNLQFAASEADRLGLEFAMAAAPGWSETGGPWVKPEWGMKKFVWSETRIAGGRHPGKLAPLPANAGPFQAMAKHDFTGKAQTGGPVLARDVAVLAFRTPGGDVSLGSLAPSITTNAPAIETAKLVDGDTEHGITLPSPTPGAPTWVRYDFAAPATIRALTYVGSVGGRFADGPQGRVEASDDGTTWRSIRTLVGQAHNPAPQRTFAFPATTARHFRVVFDRAEVSRNPWPQAPGITLAELALVPGARVDLFEDRAGFGVIADADAVRTPDVAASAAIQSADILDLTNRLRPDGTLDWTAPAGNWTILRAGWSLTGEVNHPATPEGTGLEVDKLNATHVRAHLDAYMAPVIKTLGPLVGDRGLRYLLTDSWEAGQENWTEPMPDEFMRRRGYTLTRMLPVLAGHVVDSAERSDAFLWDFRRTLADLVAENHYGTITRFAKEHKLGYYGEATGAAWPTVADGMLAKSLTDIPMGEFWAMPFGGKPAAYQGVVADEFPADIIETRSTAHVYGKPLVAAESLTSSLPQWTSTPWSLKWVVDKYMAMGVNRLVLHTSPHQPDDTHKPGLTLGPFGQVFTRHETWGELAKPWIDYLSRSSYMLQQGTPVADVLYFYGEGAPSGVPYRDAGGALDLPGHGFDYVNADALLRLATVDQGQVAFPGGARYRLLVLPEALDRMTLPMITKLRDMVAAGAVLVGPKPTGSPSLGSSDDAIRTIADDLWGQTDGGSLTVNTYGKGRVYWRRDVPAVLAAERVARDFDYAAADPTMDLRFAHRRLGDGELYFVTNQSDRAATVPTWFRTSGHAPELWHADTGKSERVSYAVEGERTRIPLTIGAYQSVFVLFRTPADAAGLTLPPPQMRTVGTLAKDWSVQFPTGAPITTSVGSWTANANPEIRYFSGVATYSQSFTASGGWFAKGERLYLDLGHIGDVAEVRINGILSGTAWAPPYRLDVTDQLRRGQNRLDIKVANTWQNRFVGDLQPGATQHAWTNAASGGGFAMLGKGLSASTALTPSGLLDPVRIIAVRDEAAR